The Penicillium digitatum chromosome 6, complete sequence genome contains the following window.
ATAGTGTCAATATCTACGCTTTCTTACAATTATTCGCCTAAATGGTCGAGCAGTTTCCTGGTCTAGCGGTTATGATTTTCCGTTAACATAACAAATGCCGTTGGCAAATGTTCCGGAAAGGTTCTGGGTTCGATTCCCAGGGAAACTACttttttggttgttttgcTATTGAAATGATGGCAGAGGTACTTCCATTTTTTCAGTTTTGTATCAAACATAGAAAGTTAGTCGATTGTCTTTTTCGATCGAAAacgacaaaaaaaaaattcaaaagcAAATCAAGGTACACATTGCCCCCACAAATAGAATGGCTTGTTTTTCTAACCCGATGCGTCCTAAGTTCGTTGAATTGTTCTATGTTTTTTTGACATAGAGAGGACTACAAGGGTATAGCGTGGAGAAAATGTACCCATCTAGAATAAAGGATTACAAgaaactacaacatagaagaAGGGGTTCAATTGATATTTTCTATTTGAGTCTGACAATTTATTCCAAGCGCAGCTTCTCAAACTCCTTGACCTGCTCCTCGAGACGGGCAGCCTCGCCTTCAGCATCACGCAGACGCTTCTCCTCCTGCTCACGGACCTCAGCCTTGACCTTCTCCTTCCAGCCAGGGCCGTTGATGATACCCTGAGACCTACGAACAGTCTCGCGGGCCTTTTCGAGGCtagccttggccttctcctcCTGCTCCAGGGCAACTTCCTTGGAGACGCGGAGGTAGACAGCAGCCTCAGAACCGACAGCGGCAACCACGCAGCCAGAGGGAGGGTTCTTATTCTCAGAGCCGAGGTGAGACAGCTCACCGAGGGTCTTACCACCTAGAGACTTGATGGTGTTCATCTCCCCGGAGATGGTCTTTTGGCTGGTAGCATCATAGGTCTGGATAATGATGTCGCCCTGTGTCTTGACGTCGTACTGGGAGAGGATCGAACGGATGGCCTTGGAAGTGTTAAGGATGAGCTCGTAGGCCTTGGCGGCAGCCGGGTCGTCGAACTCGGCGAGGTATTCGGGGTACTTGGCCTTCATGATCGAGATGGTCTCATCGCCCGCACGACGGGGCAGACGCTGCCACAGGTGCTCCGTGACGAATGGCATGATAGGGTGGATCAAGGTTAGGGCGCCCTCGAGAGCTGTGTAGAGGGTCTGCTTGGCAGACTCCTTGGTCTCGGCTGAGGCCTCATCCGCCAGCAGGGACTTGGAGTTCTCGAGGAACACATCGCATAGCTGGGAGTACCAGTACTGGTAGGAGATCTGGGCGGAGGTGGAGAAATCACGCTGCTCAAGAACCTCGTTCATCTCCTTGGCGGCGGTGTTGAACTTGTGCAGAATCCAGCGCTCGGAGAGAGATTCGTTGCCAGTCTTTTTAACACTGGCCTGGGGCTTGAAGTCTTCACCGAGCTTGCCGAGGACAAACTTAGTGGCCTGGTAGATCTTGTTACAGAACTTACGGTAGCCGTGAATGACCTGGATGTCGAAAGCAATATCACCTCCTGCAAATCATCATTAGTAAATAGGATCAAACGGAGACATGAGACGAGTCGTACCACCAGTGGTGTAAGAGACAAGGGCGAAGCGGAGAGCATCGGCACCACACTCGGGGATACCCTTGGGGAAGGCCTTCTTCTGGTACCTGGTAGCAGCGGCAATCTCCTTATCAGCGATGTTGCCTAACTGCAGCTTGTCATGAAGAGTCTGCAGCTGAATACCCTCCATAACATCCAGAGGATCAATAACGTTGCCCAGAGACTTGGACATTTTGCGGCCATCAGAATCTCTGATGAGGGAATGACAGTAAACTTCACGGAAAGGAACCTGGCCAGTCATCTTGATACCAAGCATAATCATGCGGGCAacccagaagaagagaataTCCCAACCGGTCTCCAGAACGGAGGTGGGGTAGAGGTTCTCGAAGTCGTGGGTCTTAGTGGGCCAGCCCAGAGTAGAGAAGGGCCACAGACCAGAAGAGAACCAAGTGTCGAGAACATCAGGGTCACGAACGAGAGAGAACTTCTTACCGGGGAACTTCTCCTCGGCCTTCTTGCGAGCGTCCTCCTCGGTACGGCCAGTAACCCAGAGGTTACCGTCACTGTCATCGCCATCCTCGCCTTCGATCTTGACGAAGTAAGCAGGAGCCTGGTGTCCCCACCAGAGTTGACGGGATAGACACCAATCGTTGAGGTTTCGCATCCAGCGGAAGTAGCTCTTCTCGGCAGACTCGGGGCGAACAATGATATCGCCATTCTCAACAGCATCGATGGCAGGCTGAACCATGCTTtccatcttcatccaccATTGCGGCTTCATGATAGGCTCAATGACATCGTTAGACTTGGCGCAACGAGGCACCTTCATGGGGTTGTGCTCCCACTTCACGTACAGACCCTTCTCCTTGAGATCCTCGATGACCTTGTAACGGGCATCGAAGCGCTTCATACCGGCGAAGGGACCAGCGTGCTTATTGAAGGTGCCATCGTCGTTCATAACAGAGATAAACTCCAGGTTGTGGGCCTTACCACGATTGAAATCGTTGAAGTCGTGGGCAGGGGTGATCTTGACAGCACCAGTACCGAATTCAGGCTCGACGTCGGGGTCAGCAACGATAGGGAGGAGACGGTCTAAGAAGGGGTGGCGAGCGCTCTTGCCGATCAGGTGCTGGTAGCGCTTGTCGTCAGGGTGGACGGCAATACCAGTATCACCAACCATGGTCTCGGGACGAGTGGTAGCAATTTCGATACGCTCGGTGCTTCCATCAATTTCGTAGCAGAAGTGAGTCAGGACACCGAACTCGACCTTTTTGTCGTAGCCAGGCACATCGAGAAGAGTGCGGCCCTCGATCTCCTTGTTCTCGACCTCGAGGTTAGACAAAGAGGTGTTCAGAGCCACACACCAGTTGACCAGGCGGTTGGCACGGTAGATGATACCTTCCTCGTGGAGGCGAACGAAGGTCTCGGTCACAGCAGCTGACAGGTTGGGGTCCATAGTGAAGGCCTCACGGCTCCAATCGAACGAACCACCAAGTCTGCGCAGAGCGTTCTTGATGTTCTTGTGGTATTCATCCTTCCAGTCCCAGATCAAGTTGACCATGGCCTCTCGGCCAATGTCGTGGCgggtcttcttctccttcttccacAACATCTTCTCGACAACGCTCTGGGTCGAGATACCGGCGTGGTCCATTCCAGGAAGCCACAGGGTCGTCTTGCCCTTCATTCTCTGCCAACGGATCATGGTATCCTGGAGGGCATTGGTAAGGGCGTGGCCCATGTGGAGAGAACCGGTAACATTGGGAGGGGGAATGGGGATGACGAAGGAGCCTTCTGGTTTGACCTTGCCATCAGGTCCGAACTCGGGCTTGAAGAGATCACGCTCCTCCCACCATTCAAGACGACCAGCCTCGATGGCAATGGGATCGTAGGCATCGGCGGTCTTGTCCTTCTCGGGTTTCGCCTTCTTCTCGACCTTGGGAGCTGCGGCCTTGCTGGCggcagccttggccttggctgCCTGCTTCTCTTCGaacttcttgttcttttcaGCCTTCTTGCGCTCCCTCTCCACTAGAATTAGTCCACGTTATCAGCAAATGCTCATGATGTAACAACGACTTCCGAGGGAAGTTCCCAATTTAGAATGTTGGTGGCAACGTACATTCCTTCTCGGTCTTCACCTTGGGAGCTCCAGCAGGTCCACCCAGCTGGCCCTGGGAATCCTTTGCGGCAGCATCGGTGATCTGGGGGGTTGCGCTGGTCACGGGAGCCGTAGGCTCACCCGCTGTTCACTATAAGCTTCTGCGGCATTTGAGGATGAGTCATGAAACTCACTGGGGTTTTGGGAGGCAGAGTTTTGAGCCATCCTGGAGAATGCACGATATTGAGGAGTAAATCTCCAAGGCGCCGATCGCGCCACGAATCGCCGGATAAGTATCTTGAGAGATGGAGAGGTGTAAGGAGGGGTGGTTGTGCGAAATGCGGGCAATTAAATTTCCCACGCTGAATGAACGAATGAGAGCGCGGGGCTTGATGGGAGGTTCGGTGGAGTCGGCGGGCAGGTCAATGAAGCGCGTTTATATGCTGTCAACACTCATCGGGTTTAATTGGGTttatcatcttcttcttttttggcGCGTTCCTTGCTTGCAATTCGTCTCTTCTTTTCATTCAGCCACCACGATAACCCTCACGTGATGCGCCGGAGCCAATCGGTGATCTGAGGCTACATCTATAGAAGAACAAGATTGGATGATTGGAATCATTTGAATTCTTTACTGAACTAGAcatttgtttttcttgacATCGGGTTTCTAG
Protein-coding sequences here:
- a CDS encoding Valyl-tRNA synthetase codes for the protein MAQNSASQNPTGEPTAPVTSATPQITDAAAKDSQGQLGGPAGAPKVKTEKELERERKKAEKNKKFEEKQAAKAKAAASKAAAPKVEKKAKPEKDKTADAYDPIAIEAGRLEWWEERDLFKPEFGPDGKVKPEGSFVIPIPPPNVTGSLHMGHALTNALQDTMIRWQRMKGKTTLWLPGMDHAGISTQSVVEKMLWKKEKKTRHDIGREAMVNLIWDWKDEYHKNIKNALRRLGGSFDWSREAFTMDPNLSAAVTETFVRLHEEGIIYRANRLVNWCVALNTSLSNLEVENKEIEGRTLLDVPGYDKKVEFGVLTHFCYEIDGSTERIEIATTRPETMVGDTGIAVHPDDKRYQHLIGKSARHPFLDRLLPIVADPDVEPEFGTGAVKITPAHDFNDFNRGKAHNLEFISVMNDDGTFNKHAGPFAGMKRFDARYKVIEDLKEKGLYVKWEHNPMKVPRCAKSNDVIEPIMKPQWWMKMESMVQPAIDAVENGDIIVRPESAEKSYFRWMRNLNDWCLSRQLWWGHQAPAYFVKIEGEDGDDSDGNLWVTGRTEEDARKKAEEKFPGKKFSLVRDPDVLDTWFSSGLWPFSTLGWPTKTHDFENLYPTSVLETGWDILFFWVARMIMLGIKMTGQVPFREVYCHSLIRDSDGRKMSKSLGNVIDPLDVMEGIQLQTLHDKLQLGNIADKEIAAATRYQKKAFPKGIPECGADALRFALVSYTTGGGDIAFDIQVIHGYRKFCNKIYQATKFVLGKLGEDFKPQASVKKTGNESLSERWILHKFNTAAKEMNEVLEQRDFSTSAQISYQYWYSQLCDVFLENSKSLLADEASAETKESAKQTLYTALEGALTLIHPIMPFVTEHLWQRLPRRAGDETISIMKAKYPEYLAEFDDPAAAKAYELILNTSKAIRSILSQYDVKTQGDIIIQTYDATSQKTISGEMNTIKSLGGKTLGELSHLGSENKNPPSGCVVAAVGSEAAVYLRVSKEVALEQEEKAKASLEKARETVRRSQGIINGPGWKEKVKAEVREQEEKRLRDAEGEAARLEEQVKEFEKLRLE